In the Apodemus sylvaticus chromosome 3, mApoSyl1.1, whole genome shotgun sequence genome, GGACTTGGGTAAGCATTGACACAGTAAGGAGGGAGGAGTGGGCTGTGTGTGTCAGAGACAGTGTTTGGGTCTGAAAGTGAGAAGACAGCTTTGcagggttcagtaagagacctccTCCACATCAGCCGGGTCTGGCCTAAAGAGCAGAAACAGAGGTGgtgcacagaaagagaaatacaCTATTATGCCACAAGAGGGCGCCCCTCACCCTAAATCCAGCCTGGAATTGTAAGGCATCTTTTTGCCTTTGTCTAATTAAACCCTGGCCTTTTATTACAgaagtggaaattaaaaaaaaaaaaaaaaaatccctaagagGCCAAATCCCGGCCAGAACCAGCCTTGTGTTCTGTCCGTTTTGGCGGCACTCTGTGCATTTGCCAATGTGAATCTTTTCAGTTGGCTGGACTAGGCTCCGAGGATAAAGACATCAATCTTCATCTTTGCTTCAGGACCTGATCTCCAAACTCATGGGACCAAGTAATCCTGGGCGTAAACGACACTTCCAGAGCATGTTTCCAACATATGTGTATTTGATTATAAACGATACACATGtagtaatataaaacattattttaatctttgtttttttaaagatgcttattttttttagttatgGGTCAGGGCTGGCATGAGcactctgaggccagaagaggccatcagatcccatggagctggagtcaGAGGTGGTTATGAGCACCTGCCCCAAAGTGAGTTCTAGATTGCAAACTCGGGTCCTCGGCAAGAACGGTATGGATTATTAATCGTTGAATATGGATTATTAATTCAGTCCTGTAATAATAAACTCCTATGAACACATGTGTGATGAACTGGGTGGTTTTCTTACCCTTTCAATCATATTAACACATTTGATTCTCACAAAATACTGGGGCAGGGGGTGATGCTATTCCAATTTCCAGAATAGGAAACTGAGGTACAAACTAACATATCAAAGCCAGGTAGTTAAAAAAATGGGCAATCGAGCTTCAGACAAAGGTAAGCTtttgaagagaaaggaaaaatatagctGGGCCAGATAATACACCCATaatcagaggcaggaagattggagttcaaagccatcctcagtTACTTAGAGAGTTCCAAAGCTAGGCTAGGcaggttggggggtggggagggaaagagaaaaagagaagaatatTAATATAGTACTTTCTTCCAAAACGCTGTCCCAGGCTGGGAGCCCAGCATGGGCCTCTGGAGAAAGTGATGGTCTGCACTAAACCTTAAAGAATGTTTAACAGGTGTTCAGGGAAAAGGTGCTGTCAGTAAAGGAGCAgaatgtgcaaaggccctgaggcgaGTTTGCAGTGCTCTGGGAGCTACACGTGGCTGGCTCCATACGCTGAAGCATCCTCGAGGGTGACGGTGATTCTTTGAGGCTCAGGAGGATGACCTGCATGATCTGTCTGCTCCTGAGTGGCATCCCAGTTTCTTGGTCCTCAACTGTCAACTCTGATCTCATTAGCTTTAGCTGTCAACCGACATAGCCTAAAGTCACCTAAGAGGAAAATCTCAACTGAAAAATTGCCTAGAACAGATTGGCCttggggtgtgggggtgagggACACTTGTCTTGACTGTCAGTTGGAGAATCACATCCACTGTTGGCAGTACCAATCCTGGGCAGTGGTCTGGAACccaataagaaagcaggctgcatGTAAGCTAGATAGCAAGTGGCACCTCTGTGGTTCCCGCTGTACTTCTTGGCTGTGAAGTGAGTTCCTTGATTGGACCGGAATGCTGTGTGGAATCACAAGCCAGCCTGCCGTGAACTGCTGCCCTGACTTCCCACATTGACAGTGTGATGTGAAgtcactgggggaggggaaacacaaacaaacaaaccctttcttcctttaatTCAATTTCAGTCCAGGTGTTTTATTGCATCTACAGAAGTGAAACTAAAACATCTATGACCCTAAATACGAAAGGACCCACAGGCATAAGACGATCAGGTTGAACTTGACCTGCTCCCAGGTTCCACAGATTAGGAAagcttcctctccttcccaacATGCCCCATGGATTTCCACCTTCCTTTCCTGCTTTGACCTCTGCCTCTTGCATTTCCACTAAATAGAAAGTTCAGTCaagtttctattcaatttcctgaccttttgtacttctctcctgtccctgatCCTGCTTccccttttttccttcccctctctcccttccaggtctctccctcccactacttctatgattattttgttccccattctatgtgggattgaagcatctttggtcttccttcttctttagcgccacatgtttttgtgggttttatcCTAGGCATtccgagctttggggctaatatccactaatcaataagtacataccctgtgtgttcttttgtgtctaggttacctcactcaggatgatattttctagttccatttgcctgtgaatttcatgaagtcattgtttttaatagctgagtagtacttcattgtataaatgtaccacattttctgtatccattcttctgttgacggATATTTGGCAGTCGGGGATGGGGACCTGGGGGtagctactagaaagtcccagatgccagggaagcaagaggatcCCAAGACCCACctgggatgactttagctgaaatacccaacagaggGGGAGGTACAATctatagagaccacctccagtagatagtcaatggcccccagttgaggtatggggccacccactcatctcaaaatttttaacccagaaatgttcctgtccaaagaaaagacaagaacaaaaaaaaaaaaatggaacagataCTGAacgaaaggccatctagagactgccccccacgtagggatccatcccatctgcagacacccaactccccacactattgctgatgccaggaagcgtttgctgacaggagcctgatatagctgtgccctgagaggctctgctagcacctgaccaatacagatgcagatactcacatccaaccatcagactgaacctggggaccccagtggaagagttaggggaaggactgtagAACGtgaaggggactgcaaccccataggaagaacaacagtatcaaccaaccagaccccccccatttgaagtgtaaatgaataaaatgatttaaaaaaaaaaaaaagtctggccAAGCCAAGCATTTCATGGATTTAGCAAGTTTACTGAGGATTTGAAGATCTTGGGGATGTCACATGCCCCGTGGGCACCTTCTGTCACTCAGCTTTCCTCAACCCCCAGGCCCCCCAAAACCTGTGTTCCCAGCATGTGGATTCATGAAAGGCTTCGGCCTTCCAGATCTCTGTGTGCCCCCTGCCTACAAACACACCCACTCCTTGACAGGCAGACTTgcttcccctacccccacccctaaATTTACATGTGCCACCCCATACCAGTGCTGGCTATGGCTACCCTAGCCTGCTCCTCAGCCAAGTCCAGAACccactctttctttcctcttcctcaggcCACAGGCAGTAGTCTCCCCGTCGAAGCAACCGAGCCAGCCTGTGGTAACCGGGGAGCTGGTGTCGGGAGATGGGCTCCAGGAAGACCAGCAGCAACGCTGGAGGGGCCGgggcagccaggagaagagacGTGGCTAAGTGGAGCTCCAGGCGGCACCGGGGGTCACACAGGGCCTGGCCACTCAGCACGCAGAGCGTGGTCCGGCTGCTCACCATGCTGTCTACCACATTATCAACGACATCTTTACCAGGCTCAAAGTCACGctcagggagacagaggcggaGGCCCAGGCCAGCTGGAAGGAAGCCTTCCAAAGCAGGCAGGAGTTCCTCTATCACCCAGCCCTGGTCTTGCCTGCAGTGGGACACGAATACATCAAAGAGGAACCTCTTCCCCTCGTGTCCCTTACCCCTCAGACCCTGGAGCCAAACCCTGAACAAGGCCTGCAGGTAGGGGATCCAAGTATTCCTGGCTTCTTGGAGGAGAGGCAGAGCAATTAGCAGTAACACCAAGGCAGAAGTAGCCAAAAAGAGTTTCGGCTCCAGTGTCTGGGGGCAGTGGTCCCAGAGAAAAGGGGTGAGGGAATCCCTGGCAGGGACACGGACTTCTCCTGGACATAAGTGATTGTctcttatgtgtatgtatgttttagtGGACTGCTTAACCCACAGCTCCAACCATGCATTGGCACACTGGCAGGCCAACTCTGACTGCAGGATGTATATATAGTGAGGCATCTGAGGGCTGTACTCCCGCAGACTGTCCAGCAGCACCAAGTCTTTCTCAGTGTCTAGCACTAAGACCTGGAGACTGCGCAGGTGCTGGAAAGCAGCGGCCGACAGCGACTTGAGCCCCGTGCCAGAGAGCAGTAACGCCTGGAGCTGTGGAAGGTCTCCCACGAGCTCCTCCAGCTGGACAGAGCGGGGCTGGCTTGTGGACTGAAGTGACTCCAGCTTCAGCTCCTGTAAGCTGGGCAGCCCAGTGATAAGACAGGGTCTGGAGTTGCTGCCAGCACCCCATACCTTCAAGGACTGAAGTTTGGGGAGCAGCCAGAGGAAAACGTTGGAGGTGCCCTGGGAGCAGAAGGCGTCCAAGCTATTCTGGAGCAGGAAGAGCTTTTGGAGAGCAGGGAAGACCTCAGAGGCATTCTGGACCCCCAGGTTCAGCCCCCTGCCCTTTATAGTCAAGGTCTccaagaaaggaaagatatttgGGGACAGCGTCCAATGTTTCACGCCTGAGGCTATAAGAAGCTCTAAGCTGGTCAGATACATGGGCAGGGACAGGACTGCCGGAGCATCAAGAGCAGGAAGCCTCAGGCTCAAGGTATGCAGACTCTTTGCTCCCCAGAAGCCAGGGTCTGGGCTCCGCAGTATCTGGGTATCCAGCAGGCTAAGGGTGGTCAGTGCAGGCAGAGCAGCCAACCAGCTCTTACCCAGGTTAAGCAGGGGGTTTTTATCCAGGTTCAAGGTCTCTAGTTGCTGTAGATCATGGAATAGGTGTCCCTCCAGGGACAGCAGCTGGTTGTACGGAAGCAGCAGCTCTCGCAGGTGCGGAACACAGGAGAAGGTGGCTGGAGGCAGGGTGCTCAGCCCATTGCCTGACAGATTGAGAGTCGTGAGTCCTGATGCGTCTCCGGTCTCATTCCTGCACAGTGTGGTGATCTGCAGCCGGTTTCCGGACAGGTCCAGTCTCCGGAGCCTAGGCATGGCCGCCAGGAAGCCTGGTGGCAGCTCAGTCAGGCCAGTACCTGAGAGACCCAAGATCTCCAGGCTACGGCAGGAAGCCAGGGCCTCCTGAGATATATATCCTATCTTGCTGCGTTCCACAGTCAGGCCCTGCAGCTCAAAATGGGCAACGGTCTCGGCAGCCAGCTCAGCCGTGGCAGTCTGCGCATAC is a window encoding:
- the LOC127681313 gene encoding toll-like receptor 12, giving the protein MGRYWVLSGLLLSLPLVTGWTTSRCLVTEGSHLPLVSRYFSLCPHSRLSILAACFPVSNLTQTLDAVPRAVEGLCLRGSVSTLLPDAFSAFPGLKSLGLNLQLTRLLPGALRGLGQLRNLSFVENPGGKKNLSLPPDAFSDLISLQSLHICGPCLDKKAGVHLPPSLQWLSITLSCLQDMGELAGMFPDLVQGSSSGVSWTLKMLDLSLNWGLKMASPGSLQGLRVEILNLRGTQLGAVAVKALGLEKLDVLYAQTATAELAAETVAHFELQGLTVERSKIGYISQEALASCRSLEILGLSGTGLTELPPGFLAAMPRLRRLDLSGNRLQITTLCRNETGDASGLTTLNLSGNGLSTLPPATFSCVPHLRELLLPYNQLLSLEGHLFHDLQQLETLNLDKNPLLNLGKSWLAALPALTTLSLLDTQILRSPDPGFWGAKSLHTLSLRLPALDAPAVLSLPMYLTSLELLIASGVKHWTLSPNIFPFLETLTIKGRGLNLGVQNASEVFPALQKLFLLQNSLDAFCSQGTSNVFLWLLPKLQSLKVWGAGSNSRPCLITGLPSLQELKLESLQSTSQPRSVQLEELVGDLPQLQALLLSGTGLKSLSAAAFQHLRSLQVLVLDTEKDLVLLDSLREYSPQMPHYIYILQSELACQCANAWLELWVKQSTKTYIHIRDNHLCPGEVRVPARDSLTPFLWDHCPQTLEPKLFLATSALVLLLIALPLLQEARNTWIPYLQALFRVWLQGLRGKGHEGKRFLFDVFVSHCRQDQGWVIEELLPALEGFLPAGLGLRLCLPERDFEPGKDVVDNVVDSMVSSRTTLCVLSGQALCDPRCRLELHLATSLLLAAPAPPALLLVFLEPISRHQLPGYHRLARLLRRGDYCLWPEEEERKSGFWTWLRSRLG